A single Methanothrix sp. DNA region contains:
- a CDS encoding cation-translocating P-type ATPase produces MEITAAGLSSAEAERRLREEGYNELPSERGRGLLSIAMEVLKEPMISLLIACGGIYLLLGDRREALILIFFVLVVISITLYQERRAEGALDALRALSSPRALVIRDGVPVRIPGREVVRGDLIVLEEGDRVPADAAVISCTSLMVDESILTGESMPVRKVSCEDQEYPEVMPPGGDGLPFIYSGTLVVQGRGLARVVATGSRTLMGRIGASLKSIELEESRLKIETRSIVRRLTIFGLALSTVLLIAYALETGDLLGGLLAGITLTMAILPEEFPVVLTIFLALGAWRLSRINVLTRNLSAIETLGSVTVLCTDKTGTVTLNRMRVRKIFARGRIHDVDGVLPEEVHDVVEFGILAGRRDPFNPMEIALQELGRRELNRTEHIHDDWTFVQEYPLTDDILAMSMVWMRGGEYVIAAKGAPESIFDLCHLEREEAEELSKVVERMAEDGLRVLGVARAAISESELPDGQHGFDFQFLGLLGFSDTIRPGVPDAVNECQRAGVRVMLITGDHPITAASVASAINLHPGSVLTGPEIESMSDEELSERLKDANVFARMVPEQKLRLVELLKRDGEVVAMTGDGVNDAPALKSAHIGIAMGSRGTDVARESADIVLLDDDFSSIVRAVRLGRRIFDNIRKATAYILAIHVPIAGMSILPVALGQPLLLLPVHIAFLELIIDPACSIAFEAEAEERDVMSRPPMDPKASLFSSSVIGLGALQGTSILAVLSALYLTSIERSMNEARALIFTTLVLANLFLILTNRSWSQTILQSMRVRNSALWMIFGGTLILLSMILYIPSLRWMFHFGFLHPNDIAMCIALASASVLWFEAWKLIFRRGRACLA; encoded by the coding sequence ATGGAGATAACAGCCGCAGGTCTATCAAGCGCGGAGGCAGAGAGGAGGCTCAGGGAGGAGGGCTACAACGAGCTCCCCTCCGAGAGGGGTCGCGGGCTTCTATCCATCGCCATGGAGGTTCTGAAGGAGCCGATGATATCCCTCCTAATAGCATGCGGAGGCATCTACCTTCTCCTGGGAGACCGCAGAGAGGCGCTGATTCTGATATTCTTCGTGCTTGTGGTGATCTCCATAACACTCTACCAGGAGAGGAGGGCAGAGGGCGCCCTTGATGCTCTTAGGGCCCTGTCGAGCCCAAGGGCTCTCGTGATCAGAGATGGAGTGCCGGTGCGAATCCCCGGACGGGAGGTCGTCCGTGGAGATCTCATAGTCCTCGAGGAGGGGGACAGGGTGCCGGCGGATGCTGCAGTTATCTCCTGCACCAGCCTCATGGTGGATGAATCGATACTGACTGGAGAATCGATGCCTGTCAGGAAGGTATCCTGCGAGGATCAGGAATATCCAGAGGTCATGCCACCAGGTGGAGACGGGCTGCCATTCATCTACTCCGGCACGCTTGTCGTTCAGGGAAGGGGGCTGGCAAGGGTGGTCGCCACCGGCTCCAGGACGCTGATGGGTAGGATAGGGGCCTCTCTCAAAAGCATAGAGCTGGAGGAGAGCAGGCTCAAGATTGAGACGCGATCAATTGTTCGCAGGCTCACAATTTTCGGGCTTGCGCTGAGCACAGTCCTGCTGATAGCATATGCGCTCGAGACCGGCGATCTTCTCGGCGGTCTTCTGGCAGGGATAACGCTGACAATGGCGATACTTCCGGAGGAGTTCCCTGTCGTCCTCACGATCTTTCTCGCCCTCGGCGCCTGGAGGCTCTCCAGGATAAATGTGCTCACCAGAAACCTCTCTGCAATAGAGACCCTGGGATCTGTAACCGTTCTGTGCACCGACAAGACAGGCACCGTGACCCTGAACAGGATGCGTGTCAGGAAGATATTCGCCAGGGGCAGGATCCACGATGTGGATGGGGTGCTTCCCGAGGAGGTTCACGATGTCGTAGAGTTCGGGATCCTCGCTGGGAGAAGAGACCCGTTCAATCCGATGGAGATCGCGCTCCAGGAGCTGGGGAGGAGGGAGCTCAACAGGACAGAGCACATCCACGACGACTGGACCTTCGTACAGGAGTATCCGCTCACCGATGACATACTCGCGATGTCGATGGTCTGGATGCGCGGGGGTGAGTATGTCATAGCCGCGAAGGGCGCACCCGAATCGATATTCGATCTCTGCCATCTTGAGAGGGAAGAAGCTGAGGAGCTCAGCAAAGTCGTGGAGAGGATGGCAGAGGACGGGCTGCGCGTTCTGGGGGTTGCCAGGGCCGCGATCTCAGAATCAGAGCTGCCGGATGGGCAGCACGGGTTCGACTTTCAGTTTCTTGGATTGCTCGGCTTCTCAGATACCATCAGGCCAGGCGTGCCTGATGCAGTAAATGAATGCCAGAGAGCTGGCGTGAGGGTGATGCTGATCACAGGCGATCACCCGATCACTGCAGCCTCAGTCGCGTCTGCGATAAATCTTCATCCCGGCTCTGTGCTGACAGGACCTGAGATCGAGTCGATGAGCGATGAAGAGCTCTCAGAACGCCTGAAAGATGCGAACGTCTTCGCCAGGATGGTTCCCGAGCAGAAGCTCAGGCTCGTAGAGCTCCTGAAGAGAGATGGAGAGGTAGTTGCGATGACCGGAGACGGTGTCAATGACGCTCCCGCCCTTAAATCAGCTCACATAGGCATCGCCATGGGATCGAGGGGCACAGATGTCGCTCGAGAGTCCGCGGACATCGTGCTCCTGGACGATGACTTCTCTTCAATAGTCAGGGCGGTACGTCTGGGGCGGAGGATCTTCGACAACATCAGAAAGGCGACTGCGTACATACTGGCGATCCACGTTCCGATCGCGGGCATGTCCATCCTGCCTGTTGCTCTCGGCCAGCCGCTGCTGCTCCTGCCTGTGCACATCGCCTTCCTGGAGCTCATAATAGATCCTGCGTGCTCAATAGCATTCGAGGCCGAGGCTGAGGAGCGCGATGTGATGTCCAGGCCTCCGATGGATCCAAAGGCTTCGCTCTTCAGCAGCAGCGTGATCGGTCTGGGCGCTCTTCAGGGGACAAGCATTCTTGCAGTGCTCTCAGCTCTTTACCTCACAAGCATTGAGAGGAGCATGAACGAGGCCAGAGCCCTGATCTTCACCACGCTTGTTCTGGCAAACCTGTTCCTGATACTCACAAACAGATCCTGGTCCCAGACGATACTCCAGAGCATGAGGGTCAGAAACTCAGCGCTATGGATGATCTTCGGGGGGACACTGATTCTCCTCTCGATGATACTATACATACCATCACTCAGGTGGATGTTCCACTTCGGATTCCTGCACCCAAACGACATAGCAATGTGCATCGCCCTGGCCTCCGCGAGCGTGCTGTGGTTTGAGGCGTGGAAGCTGATATTCAGAAGAGGTCGGGCCTGCCTGGCATGA
- a CDS encoding type I 3-dehydroquinate dehydratase: MCFRTLDLNGFRIKTPAIVASLGSDAERSAKIAEAQGADIIEVRLDLLEDPGVIRDIRSTVSLPLMATNRISSEGGSFRGSEELRIGILMEASRFSDIIDIELMAPGRNRLMEEISCPALVSYHDFNGVPDNMRSIIEDARRAGADVVKIAVTPHTMRETLDLLRILLDESHPLCVIGMGAVGRHLRAVAPLYGSVLTYGYVTEPTAPGQMSVRELDIALRCLGAR, translated from the coding sequence ATGTGCTTCAGAACGCTTGATCTTAACGGGTTTAGAATCAAAACCCCTGCGATCGTTGCATCGCTCGGGTCGGATGCTGAGCGCTCCGCGAAGATCGCCGAGGCGCAGGGGGCGGACATCATAGAGGTGCGTCTCGATCTTCTCGAGGATCCCGGTGTGATAAGAGACATAAGGTCCACAGTATCGCTGCCGCTGATGGCAACGAACCGCATCTCGTCAGAGGGCGGCTCCTTCAGGGGGTCGGAGGAGCTGAGGATAGGCATTCTCATGGAAGCTTCGCGCTTCTCCGATATCATCGACATCGAGCTGATGGCGCCAGGCAGGAACAGGCTGATGGAGGAGATCTCATGCCCTGCTCTGGTATCTTATCACGACTTCAATGGCGTGCCAGACAACATGCGATCCATAATAGAGGACGCCAGGCGCGCGGGCGCCGATGTGGTGAAGATAGCCGTCACCCCACACACCATGCGGGAGACGCTGGATCTACTGAGGATTCTTCTGGACGAATCACATCCCCTGTGCGTGATCGGCATGGGCGCTGTTGGGAGGCATCTGAGGGCTGTGGCCCCACTCTACGGATCTGTGCTGACCTACGGCTACGTGACAGAGCCCACCGCTCCAGGTCAGATGAGCGTCAGGGAGCTGGATATCGCTCTCAGGTGCCTTGGCGCAAGATGA
- the cofE gene encoding coenzyme F420-0:L-glutamate ligase, with translation MEIFGIKTGLLRPGEDIIEALRRGIDEAGISLRDGDVIVVSESFVATGEGRVVSLADITPSSRAISLASRYEKDPAEMELILRESDEILGGIPGVVLALKDGFLYPNAGVDHSNAPPGHVVLLPSDPKEAASRIRSALSNGARIGVIIGDSRTHPLRLGCVGVALACDGILPVEDARGRRDLYGRPLKITVKAVADNLVSAAQLVMGEGDEGIPAVVIRGAPVELSDSGPVAIPNIPPHECMYIGVLRSIPRPYTGEYDDLVRSAIDARDQAYAPYSKFRVGAAVLCRSGKIYRGANVENASSGAGICAERVAIAGAVAAGERELVALAVAGDLPRPITPCGICRQMMLEFGDMDVVMVGLDGDALMVRASELLPNAFTLPCGSRSSGSERH, from the coding sequence TTGGAGATCTTCGGTATAAAAACAGGTCTTCTGAGGCCCGGCGAGGATATCATAGAAGCTCTCAGGAGGGGAATTGATGAGGCAGGCATATCTCTCAGGGACGGAGATGTGATCGTCGTCTCTGAGAGCTTCGTCGCAACCGGAGAGGGGCGCGTGGTATCTCTCGCTGATATCACACCAAGCTCACGCGCGATCTCCCTCGCCTCCAGATATGAAAAAGATCCAGCAGAGATGGAGCTGATCCTCAGGGAGTCTGATGAGATACTTGGGGGAATCCCGGGTGTTGTTCTCGCCCTCAAGGACGGTTTTCTCTACCCGAACGCGGGAGTGGATCACTCGAATGCCCCTCCAGGGCATGTGGTTCTCCTTCCCTCAGACCCGAAGGAAGCAGCCTCGAGAATAAGGAGCGCGCTATCGAACGGCGCCAGGATTGGTGTGATCATAGGAGACAGCAGAACGCATCCTCTCCGGCTCGGATGCGTCGGCGTTGCGCTCGCATGCGATGGCATACTCCCTGTGGAGGACGCCCGCGGAAGAAGGGATCTCTACGGCAGACCCCTGAAAATAACGGTTAAGGCTGTGGCCGACAACCTCGTATCTGCTGCGCAGCTCGTCATGGGCGAGGGGGATGAGGGGATTCCTGCGGTTGTGATACGTGGAGCGCCGGTCGAGCTATCAGATTCGGGACCTGTTGCGATACCGAACATACCGCCGCACGAGTGCATGTACATCGGCGTCCTGAGATCGATACCACGTCCGTACACAGGCGAGTACGATGATCTCGTCAGATCAGCCATCGATGCCAGAGACCAGGCATATGCTCCGTACTCGAAGTTCAGGGTCGGAGCTGCTGTTCTCTGCAGAAGCGGCAAGATATACAGAGGCGCAAATGTGGAGAATGCGTCATCTGGCGCCGGAATATGCGCTGAGAGGGTTGCGATTGCAGGCGCAGTGGCTGCGGGTGAGAGGGAGCTCGTAGCGCTTGCTGTTGCCGGAGATCTGCCCAGGCCAATAACGCCATGTGGCATATGCAGGCAGATGATGCTTGAGTTTGGGGATATGGATGTTGTGATGGTTGGGTTAGATGGCGATGCGCTGATGGTGAGGGCAAGCGAACTGCTGCCAAATGCATTCACACTACCATGCGGATCCAGATCTTCAGGATCTGAGCGGCATTAG
- the folP gene encoding dihydropteroate synthase, with product MTIEGELGRLRVGDIHPVRLMGIINLSAESFYRGSVSTPESAASFAMRMVDEGAEVIDVGAVSTAPGSPFISEDVERERLFPALENIMDNVDVEVSVDTQRASIADLALSRGASCINDVSCLNDPSMARVVAEHDASLLLMASRERPGDLLELKDIVPRLAAAVSTAVESGVDQKKILIDPGIGRWIPEKTYEYDLAILDGMRSLRSLRKPVVAAVSRKSFIGAVLDLKDPAERLTGSIAATAIAVYNGAHVVRTHDVAVCRDAIRIAQAARGGLRRSGRVELLSTTGSAEELRCILDWVGVDPGAHDILWKKGSFLAIAVDGITPMEALVIKQEMLAAGGDAAVPRGALRCDPSADRAVIFGTLAQIERLLGKLRLQPFCLPSIASEIESVLHTDASRYRLAGNTASGQQRKG from the coding sequence TTGACCATAGAGGGCGAGCTGGGCAGGTTGAGGGTTGGAGACATCCATCCCGTCAGGCTCATGGGGATAATCAACCTGAGTGCTGAGTCGTTCTACAGGGGATCGGTCTCCACACCTGAGAGCGCGGCATCCTTCGCCATGAGGATGGTGGACGAGGGTGCCGAGGTGATAGATGTCGGAGCAGTCTCCACAGCGCCCGGCTCTCCTTTCATCTCAGAGGATGTGGAGCGGGAGAGGCTTTTCCCTGCTCTGGAGAACATCATGGATAATGTCGATGTCGAGGTCTCGGTGGACACCCAGCGGGCATCGATAGCAGATCTTGCTTTGTCGAGGGGCGCAAGCTGCATCAACGATGTCTCATGTCTGAATGATCCCTCGATGGCAAGGGTGGTAGCAGAGCACGACGCATCGCTGCTCCTCATGGCCTCAAGGGAGCGGCCCGGCGATCTTCTGGAGCTGAAGGATATAGTCCCCAGGCTTGCAGCTGCTGTCAGCACCGCTGTGGAGAGCGGGGTCGATCAGAAGAAGATTCTCATCGATCCGGGAATCGGCCGTTGGATCCCTGAAAAGACATACGAGTACGATCTTGCGATTCTTGATGGGATGAGAAGCCTCCGCTCGCTGAGGAAACCTGTAGTCGCAGCGGTCTCCAGGAAGTCGTTCATCGGCGCTGTTCTGGATCTGAAGGATCCTGCTGAGAGGCTGACGGGATCGATTGCTGCAACAGCCATCGCTGTTTACAACGGAGCACATGTGGTGAGAACCCACGATGTAGCTGTATGCAGGGACGCGATCAGAATCGCCCAGGCTGCCCGCGGAGGTCTCAGGCGCTCCGGCAGGGTGGAGCTTCTCAGCACAACAGGCTCGGCCGAGGAGCTGAGGTGTATCCTTGACTGGGTCGGGGTTGATCCGGGAGCTCATGATATACTCTGGAAGAAGGGCTCGTTTCTGGCAATTGCAGTTGATGGGATAACCCCTATGGAGGCGCTGGTGATAAAGCAGGAGATGCTGGCAGCTGGCGGAGACGCTGCGGTGCCAAGAGGCGCCCTGAGGTGCGATCCCTCAGCAGACAGAGCTGTGATATTCGGGACGCTGGCCCAGATCGAGAGGCTTTTGGGAAAGCTCAGGCTTCAGCCGTTCTGTCTGCCATCGATAGCGAGCGAGATAGAGAGCGTCCTCCACACAGATGCTAGCAGGTACAGGCTTGCTGGTAATACGGCCTCCGGTCAGCAGCGTAAGGGGTGA
- a CDS encoding DUF128 domain-containing protein → MKEPLVFALGRIENLIHQVSLDPDRGAGRVVTNRSLVARKDLQETLEVFKDAIDSDLAVSPLVRLEDAGDRFRIYTVCSMTIDGYLIKHGIPVRPKGGGLIEVIDRETVRFTDMIMYWATTIDPLDLLIAQELTGICDMMRTGTGRILGNLHEAPMISRDAIEDLLDELRDAGIMGVVELGEPNMEVLGMPVERDHLGIALVGGTNPAAAAVELGLDIETESISGLTDISEMCHIEDLIDRML, encoded by the coding sequence ATGAAGGAACCGCTGGTCTTTGCCCTGGGCAGGATAGAGAATCTGATCCATCAGGTCAGCCTCGACCCGGATAGAGGGGCTGGGAGGGTTGTAACAAACAGATCCCTCGTGGCCAGGAAGGACCTTCAGGAGACGCTTGAGGTATTCAAAGATGCGATAGACAGCGATCTCGCGGTATCTCCCCTGGTCAGGCTGGAGGATGCGGGGGATAGGTTCAGGATTTACACGGTCTGCAGCATGACCATTGACGGGTATCTCATAAAGCACGGGATACCTGTTCGCCCCAAGGGCGGCGGGCTCATAGAGGTGATCGACAGGGAGACTGTGCGCTTCACGGACATGATAATGTACTGGGCCACGACCATAGATCCCCTGGATCTTCTCATAGCTCAGGAGCTGACCGGCATATGCGATATGATGCGCACCGGGACCGGAAGAATACTCGGAAATCTGCATGAGGCCCCGATGATCTCCCGCGATGCAATAGAGGATCTGCTCGATGAGCTGCGGGATGCGGGGATCATGGGGGTTGTGGAGCTCGGCGAGCCGAACATGGAGGTTCTTGGAATGCCGGTGGAACGTGACCATCTTGGGATTGCGCTCGTCGGGGGCACAAACCCTGCCGCGGCCGCGGTGGAGCTCGGGCTTGATATCGAGACAGAGTCAATATCCGGGCTCACGGATATCTCCGAGATGTGCCACATAGAGGATCTGATCGATCGCATGCTCTGA
- a CDS encoding TerC family protein, whose protein sequence is MTSNQVVLWIGFGVLVVLLLAVDLGVFHRRSSVISVRESLIWSGIWTAIALIFNIIIFFWHGQDRALEFLAGYLIERSLSVDNLFVFLMIFSYFQVPETHQYKVLFWGIVVALLMRALFIATGLTLIEHFDWIIYLFGAFLIVTGIKMALQRESNVKPDRNPVVRMFRSVIPATDQYDGGRFITRAYGRTMATPLLIVLIAVEVTDLVFAVDSIPAVFAVTVDPFVVYTSNVFAVLGLRALYFALAACAHMFHYLNHGVILILIFVGVKMLLSDLYEIPVTFALGVVALVLLVSILASLARPSDREQVLSCLKSISGK, encoded by the coding sequence TTGACATCGAACCAGGTTGTGCTTTGGATCGGCTTTGGCGTTCTCGTCGTACTGCTTCTCGCAGTCGATCTGGGTGTATTCCACAGAAGATCGAGCGTTATATCGGTTAGAGAATCGCTGATCTGGAGCGGGATCTGGACTGCAATCGCGCTCATATTCAACATAATAATATTCTTCTGGCACGGCCAGGACAGGGCCCTGGAGTTCCTGGCGGGCTATCTCATAGAGAGGTCGCTGAGCGTCGACAACCTTTTTGTATTCCTGATGATATTCAGCTACTTCCAGGTACCCGAGACGCATCAGTACAAGGTCCTCTTCTGGGGCATCGTCGTTGCGCTCCTCATGAGAGCATTATTCATAGCGACCGGTCTGACGCTCATAGAGCACTTCGACTGGATCATCTATCTGTTCGGGGCTTTTCTCATAGTGACAGGGATCAAGATGGCCCTCCAGAGGGAATCCAACGTAAAGCCGGACAGGAACCCGGTTGTTAGGATGTTCAGAAGCGTGATACCGGCGACAGACCAATACGACGGCGGGAGGTTCATCACCAGAGCCTACGGCAGAACAATGGCCACTCCGCTTCTGATCGTCCTGATCGCGGTTGAGGTGACCGATCTGGTATTTGCTGTGGATTCGATTCCGGCGGTCTTTGCTGTTACTGTCGATCCGTTCGTGGTTTACACATCCAACGTCTTTGCGGTGCTCGGGCTGAGAGCGCTCTACTTCGCCCTGGCCGCCTGCGCACACATGTTCCACTACCTCAATCACGGTGTGATACTGATACTGATATTCGTTGGCGTCAAGATGCTTCTCTCAGATCTGTACGAGATACCGGTCACCTTTGCCCTTGGAGTTGTCGCACTGGTTCTGCTGGTCTCGATACTGGCATCTCTGGCGAGGCCCTCTGACAGAGAGCAGGTCCTTAGCTGCCTGAAGAGCATCTCAGGCAAGTGA
- a CDS encoding 3-dehydroquinate synthase II — MKEKWLMALAPEWDDVKPLITTALESGFDFVVVNRDHIDLVRELGSIKIACFGRERGSEDLLILDPSVPRVSQIETVEKMGRPIGGYVEIRSKDDEIFATELGKHVDHLLIVGTDWKVIPLENMIAALQGYECRIISCVRSSEEAEVALSTLEHGADGVLLDTRDPSEIKRVQAAAERLGMSRIDLKAATVVAVKPVGMGDRVCVDTCSLMRRGEGMLVGSQSRAFFLVQSEAEESPYVAARPFRVNAGAVHAYIRVGEKTRYLSELKSGDEVTIVDKDGMTRSAVVGRVKIERRPMILVEAEVDGDRVSTLLQNAETIKLVSHDGTPISVAELKPGDKVLVHMESSARHFGMSIEETIIER, encoded by the coding sequence ATGAAAGAGAAATGGCTCATGGCGCTTGCACCTGAATGGGATGATGTAAAGCCGCTCATAACCACAGCACTCGAGTCCGGCTTCGACTTTGTGGTTGTGAACAGAGATCACATAGACCTTGTGAGGGAGCTCGGCAGCATAAAGATCGCTTGCTTTGGACGCGAGCGTGGCTCCGAGGATCTTCTTATACTTGATCCATCCGTGCCCAGGGTGAGTCAGATCGAGACCGTCGAGAAGATGGGCAGGCCCATTGGGGGGTATGTCGAGATACGCTCCAAGGATGATGAGATATTCGCCACAGAGCTCGGCAAACATGTTGATCATCTCCTCATTGTCGGAACCGACTGGAAGGTCATACCCCTGGAGAACATGATCGCAGCACTCCAGGGATACGAGTGCAGGATAATCAGCTGTGTCCGCTCCTCAGAGGAGGCCGAGGTAGCCCTCTCCACGCTTGAGCATGGCGCTGATGGCGTGCTTCTCGATACCAGGGACCCCTCTGAGATCAAGCGTGTGCAGGCGGCTGCAGAGCGCCTGGGGATGAGCAGGATAGATCTGAAGGCCGCAACCGTGGTCGCTGTCAAACCGGTCGGCATGGGCGACAGGGTGTGCGTAGATACCTGCAGCCTAATGCGGAGAGGCGAGGGGATGCTTGTGGGATCACAGTCGAGAGCGTTCTTCCTGGTCCAGAGCGAGGCTGAGGAGAGTCCATATGTTGCAGCCAGGCCGTTCCGCGTGAACGCCGGAGCTGTTCATGCATACATACGGGTTGGGGAAAAAACCAGGTACCTCTCCGAGCTCAAGAGCGGCGATGAGGTCACGATCGTGGATAAGGACGGGATGACGAGAAGCGCAGTCGTCGGCAGGGTCAAGATCGAACGGAGGCCGATGATACTTGTCGAGGCTGAGGTCGATGGCGACAGGGTGAGCACGCTTCTCCAGAATGCGGAGACGATAAAGCTCGTATCCCATGACGGAACTCCGATATCGGTGGCTGAGCTGAAGCCTGGCGACAAGGTTCTGGTGCATATGGAGAGCAGCGCGCGGCACTTCGGCATGAGCATCGAGGAGACGATAATCGAGAGATGA
- a CDS encoding NUDIX hydrolase, with protein sequence MGDIRSRIQTPLLAVDVVLRMNDGIVLIRRRNPPFMGFYALPGGFVEIGETVEDAARREVMEETGVSASLVRLVGVYSDPDRDPRGHVVSVCYLADGHGELRSGSDASDVQLFRPDELPDLAFDHARMIRDALKAMV encoded by the coding sequence ATGGGCGATATCCGTTCACGAATACAGACGCCGCTGCTCGCAGTTGATGTTGTGTTGAGGATGAATGATGGGATAGTCCTCATCCGCCGCAGGAACCCTCCGTTTATGGGGTTTTATGCGCTTCCCGGAGGATTTGTTGAGATCGGCGAGACTGTTGAGGATGCAGCACGGAGAGAGGTCATGGAGGAGACAGGAGTGAGCGCATCTCTTGTGAGGCTCGTGGGCGTTTACTCCGATCCGGACCGCGATCCGAGGGGGCATGTCGTCTCAGTATGCTATCTTGCGGATGGGCATGGCGAGCTCAGATCCGGCTCTGATGCATCTGATGTGCAACTCTTCCGCCCTGATGAGCTGCCTGATCTGGCATTCGATCACGCCAGGATGATACGCGATGCGCTGAAGGCGATGGTCTAA
- a CDS encoding glutamate--tRNA ligase: MAISSGGEGKARRSPVTEDIRELIEKFALQNAVKYRSAPNHGAVMGKLMGERPDLRPRAREIAPLITSVLKDIEQMGPEQWEARLREIAPELIEEISARKEPAKGLQPLEGAEGGVVMRFAPNPNGPPTLGSARGIIINSEYVKMYGGKFILRFDDTDPVNKRPMIEAYDWYIEDCRWLGAEPHEIVAASQRVEKYYEVAEELIRRGGAYVCMCEQAAFKSLKDAAMPCPHRDHTVDENLDLWNKMLDGSFKEGEAVLRVKTDIKHKDPAIRDWAGFRIVTKSHPLVGDRYRVWPLLDFESAVEDHLLGVTHILRGKDLIDSERRQRYLYDHMGWVYPRVLHWGRVKIFQFGAFSTSKLRKAIEAGEYSGWDDPRLPTVRAVRRRGITAEALRKFMIDLGVGETDISISMDSIYAENRRIVDPIANRRFFVWDPVEIEIEGDVPEVAEAPLHPTIDRGMRKIRAGNRVLLCRDDANGLEAGSRIRLKDLCNIEIKEVSPLRAEFIDLSPETAKRLRLRIIHWAPVDGIPVRVLGPERIDSGIGENGISDELDRIVQFERYGFVRIDSVGEEVVAYFAHR; the protein is encoded by the coding sequence ATGGCCATATCTAGCGGAGGCGAGGGCAAAGCCAGGAGGAGTCCGGTGACGGAAGATATCAGGGAATTGATCGAGAAGTTCGCGCTGCAGAACGCTGTAAAGTACAGATCTGCGCCCAATCACGGCGCTGTCATGGGCAAGCTCATGGGAGAGCGCCCGGATCTCAGGCCGAGGGCTAGGGAGATAGCCCCGCTCATAACCAGCGTGCTAAAGGATATAGAGCAGATGGGCCCTGAGCAGTGGGAGGCCCGGCTCAGGGAGATCGCACCAGAGCTCATCGAGGAGATAAGCGCCAGAAAAGAGCCCGCGAAGGGGCTGCAGCCTTTGGAGGGCGCAGAGGGGGGAGTCGTCATGCGTTTCGCGCCGAATCCAAATGGCCCCCCTACACTCGGAAGCGCACGCGGGATAATAATCAACTCAGAGTACGTGAAGATGTACGGCGGGAAGTTCATCCTCCGCTTCGATGATACCGATCCTGTCAACAAAAGACCGATGATAGAGGCGTACGACTGGTACATAGAGGACTGCAGGTGGCTAGGGGCAGAGCCTCATGAGATCGTCGCTGCAAGCCAGAGGGTTGAAAAGTACTATGAGGTCGCTGAGGAGCTGATCCGCAGGGGCGGTGCATATGTGTGCATGTGCGAGCAGGCCGCCTTCAAATCGCTGAAGGATGCGGCCATGCCATGCCCGCACAGGGATCACACCGTCGATGAGAATCTGGATCTCTGGAATAAAATGCTTGATGGCAGCTTCAAAGAGGGCGAAGCTGTGCTGCGTGTCAAGACAGACATAAAGCATAAAGATCCGGCCATACGGGACTGGGCTGGATTCAGAATAGTGACAAAGAGCCACCCGCTTGTGGGCGACAGGTACCGCGTCTGGCCGCTGCTGGACTTCGAATCCGCTGTGGAGGATCATCTGCTGGGAGTGACACACATCCTGAGGGGCAAGGACCTGATAGACAGCGAGCGGCGGCAGAGGTATCTCTACGATCACATGGGCTGGGTATATCCAAGGGTCCTCCACTGGGGGAGGGTGAAGATATTCCAGTTCGGGGCATTCAGCACCAGCAAGCTGAGGAAAGCGATAGAGGCAGGTGAGTACAGCGGCTGGGACGACCCGCGGCTTCCGACTGTAAGGGCCGTAAGGCGCAGGGGCATCACCGCGGAGGCTCTCAGGAAGTTCATGATAGACCTAGGCGTCGGGGAGACGGACATCAGCATCAGCATGGATTCGATATACGCGGAGAACAGGCGGATTGTTGACCCGATCGCAAACAGGAGGTTCTTCGTATGGGACCCGGTTGAGATCGAGATCGAAGGCGATGTTCCTGAGGTCGCGGAGGCGCCGCTCCATCCCACGATAGATCGCGGCATGAGAAAGATCAGGGCCGGAAACAGGGTTCTCCTCTGCAGAGATGATGCGAATGGGCTCGAGGCCGGAAGCAGGATCAGGCTCAAGGATCTGTGCAACATAGAGATAAAGGAGGTATCTCCGCTCAGGGCTGAGTTCATCGATCTGAGCCCGGAGACCGCGAAACGCCTCAGGCTCAGGATAATCCACTGGGCTCCGGTCGACGGCATTCCTGTCCGGGTCCTCGGTCCCGAGAGGATCGATAGCGGCATTGGGGAGAATGGCATCTCGGATGAGCTAGACAGAATCGTCCAGTTCGAGAGGTACGGTTTCGTCAGAATAGATTCTGTTGGAGAGGAGGTAGTCGCGTACTTTGCGCACAGGTGA